CTAAATACACATTGAAAAGCTTACGTGAAAAGTTATTACTTGAATGGACATATAATACTAATGCAATTGAAGGAAACACGTTAACTATCAATGAAACGAAGGTAGTTCTAGAAGGAATTACGGTTGGTGGTAAAACGCTACGTGAACACTTGGAAGTTCTGAATCATCGGGAGGCCATTCAGTTTGTAGAAGAGATTGTAGAAAAGGATGAACCTTTATCGGAGTGGCAAACTAAGAATATACATCGACTTATATTAAAAGGAATTGATGATGAATATGCAGGTGTATATCGGGATCAGCAAGTTTTTATTGCTGGTGCTAAACATATACCACCAGCTCCCTTCCTTATAAAAGAAGAGATGGAGCAGCTGATGACATGGTATGAAAAAGCAGAAACAAAAAAAATGCACGCAGTTGCTCGTGGAGCTATGTTGCATGCTATTTTTGTTGGGATTCACCCATTTATTGATGGGAATGGTCGGACATCACGTTTGTTATTAAATCTAGAACTCATGAAAGATGGTTATCCGCCAATTGTTATTAAAGTAGAAAATCGAATAGCTTATTATGAAGCATTAGATAAAGCACATACAAAAAATGAATATGATGATTTTATTAAGTTAGTGACCGATGAAGTAGAAGATTCATTAAACTTATATTTGAGTACAATAAATAAAAATACCTAGTAAAATATAGACGGTCCATGACTTGTTTAAGCGTTACCTAGACTGTATTTATATTCTTTTCAACAGGGAAGTACCATCATCATATTGTGATAAACACTTGGAATGGGATAGGGGCTCCGAAACCACCAGAGAATAGTGGTAATCTTTCACATGATCCGTCTGGAAATCATATTAAGTTAGCTATTTAAGAGAGTATTGTATGGATTAAATATTCACTTGCTGATTTTGGTAAATATATTTATGAAAAAGCATGAAGCGGGACTCAATATATTTGATATGCTCATGTTTTTAAGGGAATTGAATTAAAAGGTCTTTCATTAAGTACTAGGTACTTAATGAAAGACCTTTTTTATTTTTCACTACTTATGGCCAATGAATAACTGTTTGAAAGGAATTTATCTTCATTAAAAAAGTTTATATGAGCTTTTATTCTATAGTTTCTATACTTTTCTTAATTTAATTTAAATAAAGTAGGAAAAAGAAGCTAGCCACAGGTTTACAAAAAAAAAAATCTGTGTTAAATTAAGAAAGTTAAATACGTTAAAAAAATATTTAACAAAATTAATAAAAGAATGTCAATTTACAAGAATTGGGATAGCCCGTTCTTAAGAAGTGAAGAGATATCATCCATATTTGGCTCATGTCCGTAGGGTAGATATTATTAGTCTGGATCAGAAATAATAACAAAACATTTATTTCATCTTAAACCCTGAACGACTGAATAGGCTAAATAAAGTAAATTATATAAAAAACTATTAAACTAATGACTAGTTCTAATAACTGAAGGAGAGTTTTTGATGAATGCTTTTCAGATTTCTTTAACTAAATTTAATTTTCAACATATAGGAGGTTCGGAAAATGAATAAAACATACGACTATGTAATCGTTGGCGGCGGTAGTGCAGGTTCTGTACTAGGTGACCGTTTAAGTGCAGATGGAAAAAAGAGTGTCCTTGTTTTAGAGGCAGGACGTAAGGATTTTTCTTGGGATCTATTAATCCAAATGCCAGCAGCTTTACCGTTCCCAGCAGGAAAAAGCTTGTACGACTGGAAATATGAATCCGACCCTGAACCATATATGAATGGACGACGTATTAAGCATGCCCGTGGAAAAGTGCTCGGAGGATCGAGCTCAATTAACGGCATGATTTTCCAACGTGGTAATCCACTGGATTATGAACGATGGGGAGCTGACCCAGGTATGGATACATGGGACTTTGCACACTGTCTTCCGTATTTTAAACGCATGGAAAATGCATTAGCATCTGAAAAAGATGATGAGTTTCGTGGCCATGATGGTCCACTTAAATTGGAACGTGGTCCAGCAACTAATCCTTTATTCCAAAACTTCTTTAAGTCAGCTGTTGAGGCTGGCTATACACGAACACCCGATGTAAATGGTTTTCGTCAAGAAGGATTCGGACCATTTGATAAGCATGTCTATAAAGGCAGACGTTTGTCAGCTTCACGTGCATACTTACATCCGAATATGAAGCGGGAGAATCTCACTGTGGTGACGCGTGCTTTTGTTACAAGTGTTGATTTCAATGGCACTCGAGCAAATGGTGTGACATATCAACGAAACGGTAAGACACATCAAGTCACTGCAGGAGAAGTTATCCTATCTGGGGGCGCAATTAATACACCGCAGCTACTTCAACTATCAGGTGTAGGAGATGCGGAACACTTGCGCTCGGTCGGTATCGATCCTGTGATTGACCTTCCAGGTGTAGGTGAAAACCTTCAGGATCATCTTGAAGCCTACATCCAATACTCTTGTCCATTACCGGTCTCGCAGCAGCCTAGTTTAAACAAATTGGGGATGCCTTGGATTGGTTTGCAGTGGTTGTTCGGTCGTAAAGGCCCAGCTGCAACTAACCATTTTGAAGGTGGAGGTTTTGTTCGTTCGAACGAGGACGTCGATTATCCAAATCTTATGTTCCACTTCCTTCCGGTAGCAGTAAGGTATGATGGGCAAAAGGCGGATACGAAACACGGATTCCAGGTACATGTCGGACCTATGTACTCCGACGCACGTGGGTCATTAAAGATTCGTTCGAAAGACCCGAAAGAGTATCCGAGCATGGTTTACAACTATCTTTCTACTGAACAAGACCGACGTGAATGGATCGAAGCGATTAGAATTTCACGCGAAATTATGGCTCAGCCAGCTATGGCACCATACAATTCAGGAGAAATTGCACCTGGTAGTGCTGTTAGTACAGATGAGGAGATTTTGGAATGGGTGGCAAACGATGCCGAGACTGCACTTCATCCAAGTTGCACTGCAAAAATGGGACCCGCATCAGATCCAATGGCTGTTGTAGATCCGTTAACGATGAAGGTTCATGGTCTCGAAAATGTACGAGTGGTCGATGCATCTGCCATGCCTTACGTAACTAATGGTAATATTCACGCACCCGTCTTAATGTTGGCAGAAAAGGCAGCAGACTTAATCCTAGGACGTGACCCGCTTGAGCCTATTAATGCTGAGTTTTATCGTCATGGCGTACATCCAGCTGACGCAGGTACAATAAAATCATAAGTTAAATAAAATAATACTTTTCAAGAGAAGGTCTCTTTTAAAATGTATTTGCTATTCAAGCAAACATTTATGAAAGAGCGCCTTCTCTTTTTTTAGCAAAAAAATCTAAGCTTATATTCGCTCATTTCACGGATGGCATGTTCAATAAATTATTTCAACTGCTATTGATATATATACTTTTTAGTTTATTTGGTTTTTTAAGAGTTTTTTAAGGTTCGTGTTTGATAATGTGCTTTGTAGAGATAACGTCAGGAAATTTTATTAATTCCTCTATTTAAAATAGGAAGTCTTCATTATGCTAATTGATTAGTGATAAATTAAGGTGATTTTCTAAATAGCAATAAGAACACATAGAAACTAACATGGAGGGAATAAAAATGAACAAGAATATTTTACTAGGAGCTGTTCTTGCAACAACTCTTACAGCTACGTTGGCTGCTTGTAGTAATACTGAGGAATCTCAAACAACAGAGGAGAGCACCACACAAGAAGAAAGCACAGAACAAGAGAATACATCAGGTGAAAGGCCTGAAGGTGGAATGCGAAGTGGGGGCTTCGGTGGAGGGATGGATTCAGCTAATGTTGATACAGATAGTATAGTAACAGATGTTGCTGCAACATTAACTGATGAAGTTTCTGTATCTGTTTCAGATGACAGTGCTTCACTAGATGAAAAGGCAACAGAGTTAGCACAAGCCTTTTTAGAGACATTATCTGACGAACAATTAGAGTCTATTCAATATGATTTAACTGCAGAAAATGCAGCAGTGTGGTCCAATTTTCCAGTAAATATGGTCCAACGTAATGGAATTTTGTTTGGTAGTCTTTCGGAGGAAAGCCTAGAAGTTGCAAAAGAATTATTCTATATTGCTTTAGGTGAAGAAGGATATGAACAATTAATGATGAGTCTTGAGGCAGAAGAAGCATTAGGAGAGCAAGCGGAGGGTTATGATGCCGATTTATATTATGTTTCCATTTTAGGTGATGTTTCTGATTCTTCTACTTGGATTCTTCAGTTAGGTGGTCATCACTATGCAAATAACTTTACCTTTAATGCAGATGAAACTGGGGCAACGCCTTTCTTTATTGGAATAGAGCCGCAAACATTTGAGAATGCTGACGGAGAAACCGTTGAACCAATGGCTGAACATAAAACGGCAATTTATTCTATGATAAATTCACTCAGTGATGATCAACTAGCTGAAGCAGAAATCACAGATATATTTGACGATGTACTTGTAGGACCAGGTAATGATGGCAACTTCCCAACAGAAAGTGAAGGGGTGCTAGTAACTTCTCTAAGTGAAGAGCAACAAGCACTAGTGAAGGAAGCAATTGAGGCTTGGGTGTCAGATGTTAATGAAGAAGATAAAGAAGCACTTCTAGATGCTTATTACGCTGATGATGCATGGTCAGAAACCTATATTGCTTGGTCTAGCTCTACAAGTGTAGATGATGAAGGTTCTTATATTCGGATTGATGGACCACGCGTTTGGATTGAATTCTCCGTGCAAGGAGGTATCGTCTTTGGAGATGTTTTACACTTCCACACGATTTGGAGAGATAAAGTAGCTGACTACGGTGGGGAGTTTAGTACACAATGATGAAAAAAATTGTTTTAATAACAATGAGTATATTGATGACGGTGTTGTTTCTATTACCGTCATCAAGTTCTGCTCATTCCATGCCTTCTTCTCTTGTGAATTTGGATTTTTTGGAAGATGAAGTAGAAACTGAGTTAGTTATCCCGTTGGATCGCTTAGAAATTGCATTTGATGAAAATTTATATGATGATCCAGAACAAGCCATCACAACATACCATGACGAGCTTGTATCTTATATAACAAGTCATATCAGTGCTGAAACTGCTGAAGAAGAACAGTGGTCTGTAACGTTTAATGATATGTCAATCGCTTATCCAGATTTGGCAACAGATTCGATAGATTTATTAGTTCACCTAACACTTACACCTCCAACAGGTGCAACTGTTGATGCCTTTACGCTTAACTATGACGTAGTAGTAAGAGAACTTGTTACACATGTTATAACAGTCGCTGTAAGAAGTGATTGGAATAATGCTGTTTATTCAAGTAATCCCGAAATTATTGCAAGTATTATTAACGATAATACAACAGTACAAATTGACCAATCTAATGGAAGTATTTGGACGGGATTTTCTAGTATTATAAAATCGGGTATGGCTCATATTGCTGAAGGTGTAGACCATTTACTATTTCTACTTGCACTTTTATTACCTGCATCATTATTGGTTAACGGTAAGAGATGGGGGAAGTCTGCTGGATTTAAAGCAAGTATGAAAAAACTCTTAAAAATCTCCCTTGCATTTACAATTGGTCATTCCATTACTTTAATTATTGGTGCAACTGGTGGGTTATCTATTCCAAGTCAACCAATTGAAATACTGATTGCTGTTTCCATTTTAGTTTCAGCAATCCACGCAATTCGTCCATTATTCGCTGGTCGTGAAATCTTTGTAGCTGGTGCTTTTGGGTTGGTACATGGATTAGCCTTTGCTACACTAGTGACAGACTTGGGTGTAACACCAATGCGAATAGTTATGAGTGTCTTAGGTTTCAACATCGGTATTGAACTCATGCAACTGATCGTAATTATTCTAATCATGCCATGGTTCTTGTTACTCAGCATGACAAAAGTATTTACACCTATTAGAATTATTGGAGCTTTATTTGCAATGATTGCTTCAATTGGTTGGATATTAGATCGTGCTTTTGGTATTACTAGTCCTATCGATGCGATCGTAAATAGCTTGGCGGAAAATGTGCTTTGGCTAGTTGCTATTTTAGCAGTTCTCTCAGTAATTAATATATTTTTCTCGAAAAAAGGTAGCAGTGTTCCGATTAGCATTGACTAACGTATACGAATGCTATAAAAAGAAATAGTGTAAAATAAACATTTTCTAAATGATATAATAACGAAAAGACTTCTCCTTAGTTCATGGAACTTTTGAGAAGTCCTTTTTGTGTAGTTACTCATATCAGACAATTCCCCTGTCCCATTTGTAGTAATATTACTAATGGTTTGTTCCCATAGATTGAAACCGTTTCCCTTTATCTGTTTTAGTTCTTTTATTAACTTGGGAATTAAATTATAATTACATTATAGTCGATAATAATATTAGAAGAATGACAAGTGAAAAAATAATCGTTACATCTCAATGAGTGCGTTTTTAGAAGCAAAGGGGAGAGAAAAAAGACAATTATTTTGTCTTCTTATTTCTATTTTATTTCTTTTTTATATAAGTTAAGATGACAAAAACTGATGAATAAAGAAAGCGTGGTGTAGAGATGGAACATACTATGTTGAGACCACAAATTGCAGGTGTTATGTGGAAAACAGTATCAGAAGCATGTAATTTAGCGTGTGACTATTGTTATTACAGTAGATGTAATGGTAAACCAGGAAAGCTAGATCGAATTCAAGATGAAACACTCGAAAAATTTATCAAGGAGTATCTATCACTTAGTCATGGATACGCTACATTTGTATGGCAAGGTGGAGAGCCATTATTAGCTGGATTAGGTTTCTTTGAAAGAGTAATTAGCCTTCAGAATAATCATGCGAAGAAGCGAATGCGTGTAGCTAATGCTATTCAGACAAATGGTATACTTATAAATGAAAATTGGGCGCGTTTTTTTAAAAAGCATAATTTTTTAGTAGGTGTTAGTTTGGATGGGCCTGAAGAAATTAATGATAGAAGAAGAGTCACTAATTCTGGAAATGGTAGCTTTAATCTTATAATGAATGGGATTCAACATTTAAGAGAACAAAATGTCGATTTCAATATCTTAACTGTTATACATGAAGATAATGTAAAAATGGCAAAGGAATTAGTAGCGTTTTACACGCAGGAGAATTATAAATACGTACAGTTTATACCATGTATGAGTTTCCAGTCCCAAGATGTCTCAACTGCAGGCAAGTATGCAATCACCGCTCAACAATATGGTGATTTTTTGTGTGAATTCTTTGACGCTTGGTATAATGATGGAGAACCCTATTTATCTGTACGTTTTTTCGATAACATGCTTGCTGTATATTTAGGCCATCAAGCTGAATTGTGCCAACAAAGTGAATTCTGTCCAAAAATGCTCGTTTTAGAACAAAATGGTGATGCCTATCCTTGTGATTTCTTTATTGAAGAAGAATATAAGTTAGGTAACGTTCAGAAGGATGCTTTACAAGATATAATAGACAATCCCAAATGGAATGAATTCTTAGAGATGAAACCAAATCTTCCTGATAAATGTAAATCGTGTGAGTTCCTTAATATGTGCCATGGCGGTTGTCCTAGAAATAGAATGCAAAAGAATAAAGACTTAGATGTAGATTACTTTTGTGAGAGCTATAAAACGATTTATAAATATGCGGAAAAAAGAATGACTTTTTTAGCAAAAAAGATAAGAAGTGTTACTAGTTTTTAAGAGCTAAAGGTTGTTAAATGTGCTTTTCAACAAATGGATGAACACTTACGTGAAGAATGTAAGTATTACTAGTTCGAAAAAGTATCCTTGTTCATATAACATACCACGCGGATAATGAGCATATTACTCATTTACCAGAAAGGACATTAAGAGATGAACATAGAAAGTCTACGAATGTTTTGTCGGGTTGTGGATGAGGGAAGTATTAGTGAGGCTGCACGACTAGGGTTTGTTTCTCAACCTGCGGTCACAAGACAAATTCGTCAATTAGAAAATAGGTATGGCACATTGTTATTTCACCGATTAGAAGGAAAGTTGATTTTATCTGATGCTGGTAAAACACTTTATCCTTATGCGAAGGAGATTATGGATAATGACAATACTTCTTTTAGCGCTATTCAAGAGCTGGTCGGTATAAATGACAATATATTAAACGTAGGTGCCAGTCTAACCATTGGGGAATATTTGTTACCAGGCTTATTGGGAAACTTTAAAAAACACCATGAAGACATTAAATTTAGTTTATCAATTGGGAATACACCTTACATGTTATCGAAATTGGAAGAAAACGAAATAGATATAGCTTTAGTTGAGAGTGAAGTAACTAGTTCAAAATATAAAGTCCAAAAATTTGCTGAGGATGAACTAATTTTGGTCACTTCTCATAATCATCGCTGGAAAGTTAAGGATGAGATTGAGGTTGAAGAGTTGTTAGAAGAAAAAATGATATGGAGAGAGAAAGATTCCGGTACCAGATTGCTAGTAGAGAACGCATTAAGTAAATATATCAAATTAGAACAAATCGAAAATGCAATGGAGCTTGGAAGTATGCAATCGATAAAAAGTGCAGTAGAAGCAGATTTGGGTATAAGTATTTTACCGAGAATAACTGTTAGCAAAGAATTAAGCTATAATACATTGAGAGAAGTAAAGATAAAGGATTTTAGTCTTATGAGAGATTTATGGGTTGCTCAGAAAATACGAAGATTTAAGAAAAGTGCTCAGTCACATTTTGAATCGTTTATACAAAGGTAATTTCAGAACCTATTATATAGATAGCAGTTGATAGTTAATTTAATTGCAATAAGTTACCACTGGCATGATAAAGAATAGTGAAATTCATGAAGATAATAACATATCAATAGTCTCCGCTTGTAATAGTGTTAAAAGTTCTAAACAAAAAAGGAGACTTTAATAATATTATATATATTTATAAAAATGATAATCAGAACGGCTATGTTAAATATTTTCTCCACCTGTAAGTTGGATAATTTAGTAACGAAATGTGAACCGATTAATCCACCAAGTATCCCACCGGGTATCATGTAGAAAAGCATAAACAACTCATAATCGTTAAAACCGGTAGTGAAAACTATTAATAAAAGAGCAGATAATTGAGAGAAAAATATTATAAAGATTGAATTCACACCAGCGTTTTTAGATGTCATGGAGAATAGTAGACATAAGATGGCTACGTTTAAAGGTCCACCACCAATTCCAAGAAATGCAGAAAGGAATCCGAGTGAGAAACCGACTCCAAAGATTATCTTTTTATCTTTTATCAAGTATGATTTGAGATTATGCTTTCTTTTAAAATAAATATATATTAGAGAAAGTAGAACAGCTAGTAAAGTCGATTGAATAATAGCTGTTGTTTTTGGAATATTTAACGAAATGGCTATGACGTTAAATATAGCTTTTCCGACAATACCTCCAACTATTGATCCACCTGCAATAATTGAGCTGGTTGCTTTATCTACTTTAACCTTTTTGATCTTCAAGTTTATTAAGGAAACTGTTGCCATTGCTAGCACAGTTGTAGCGGATAACACGCCAATTGTCGGTAAATCAAAATGACCAAACAGGTCTAATATGGGTTTAATGATCACGCCTCCTCCAAGGCCAGCGATGGCACCTAAAGTAGAGGCGATCAGTCCAATTGCAAAATAAAGAATAAAAATAATAATCATCTCCGATTGTAAAATCTAATTTAGATAAGGAGGTATATCTCATTAGATTTATCTTAGCAGTAATTTTTCGGTAAAAAAAATGCCGTTTTATTATAGGGTATAATAAAAAGTTATGATCACTTAATTTAAAGAGTATAACTGAATGAAATATCAAGTTTGAAAATACAAAAATATTGCTACTATAGGAATTATGTTTAAATTAAGGTAACAATTTTTAGAATTTACTAAAGGATGTGGATGTAATGGATAAAGGAGATATGGAATGCTCCTGTTGTGCTGGAAGTAGAGCTGATTTTGAAGACAAAATAAAGGAAGAAAAAAGGTCTGGTATAGTAGAACAAAGTCAACATAGTAAATATAAAGAAAAAATGGTCTACATTCCAGGTGGAGAATTTTTAATGGGAACTGAGGACAATGAAGGATTCCCAGCGGATGGAGAAGGACCAATAAGAAAAGTAACAGTGGACGCATATTACATAGATGCTTACGCAGTTACCAATGAAGAATTTAGTGCTTTTATTAAAGATACAGGCTACGTAACAGAGTCGGAAAATTTTGGGTGGTCATTTGTTTTTTATAAATTTATTCCACCAAGTTTAATGGGGAAGGCAAAACAATTACCGCAAACGCCATGGTGGTATGCAGTAGATGAAGCCTACTGGTATCAACCAGAGGGTCCAGGAACATCCATTAACGATCGGATGGATCATCCCGTAATTCAAGTTAGCTGGAATGATGCAGTAGCTTTTTGCAAATGGGCCGGGAAACGTCTTCCAACAGAAGCTGAATGGGAATACGCTGCAAGAGGAGGTCTCGAGCAGAAACTTTTTCCTTGGGGAGATGAACTCACTCCAAATGGTGAGCACTATTGTAATATATGGCAAGGGGATTTTCCGAGAGAGAACACAGTAGATGATGGCTATGTGAGCACTGCACCAGCAAAATCCTTTCCAGCTAACGGATATGAATTATATAATGTTTCAGGTAATGTCTGGGAATGGTGTGCGGATTGGTTTACTAGAACACCAGATTTGTCGAAACTTGTGAATCCTATTGGACCAAATATGGCTCAGAGCAAAGTAATGCGTGGTGGTTCCTATCTTTGTCATCAGTCTTATTGTAATCGATATCGAGTAGCAGCACGTAGCTCTAATACAATGGATAGTGCCACAGGTAATTTAGGATTTCGTTGTGCGGTAAATGCATAAGATTTAACTTACATGAAAAAGGAATTTGGAGTTTAGTTACTATAAGTGAAGATAGATATTAGAGGTATAAGTAACTAGAAATAAAATATCAAAAAAGTAGGTGATTCTAGTGAAAATAGAAGAATTGATTAATGATAACTTCACAACCTTTAGTGAGGGTGAAAAGGTTTTAGCGAAATTTATATTAGATAATAAGAAAGACATCTGTGATTTAGGAATTAACGAACTTGCTAAAAAAAGTTTAAGTTCTAAATCTTCAGTACTACGATTTG
The nucleotide sequence above comes from Paraliobacillus zengyii. Encoded proteins:
- a CDS encoding LysR family transcriptional regulator, which codes for MNIESLRMFCRVVDEGSISEAARLGFVSQPAVTRQIRQLENRYGTLLFHRLEGKLILSDAGKTLYPYAKEIMDNDNTSFSAIQELVGINDNILNVGASLTIGEYLLPGLLGNFKKHHEDIKFSLSIGNTPYMLSKLEENEIDIALVESEVTSSKYKVQKFAEDELILVTSHNHRWKVKDEIEVEELLEEKMIWREKDSGTRLLVENALSKYIKLEQIENAMELGSMQSIKSAVEADLGISILPRITVSKELSYNTLREVKIKDFSLMRDLWVAQKIRRFKKSAQSHFESFIQR
- a CDS encoding anaerobic sulfatase maturase; this encodes MEHTMLRPQIAGVMWKTVSEACNLACDYCYYSRCNGKPGKLDRIQDETLEKFIKEYLSLSHGYATFVWQGGEPLLAGLGFFERVISLQNNHAKKRMRVANAIQTNGILINENWARFFKKHNFLVGVSLDGPEEINDRRRVTNSGNGSFNLIMNGIQHLREQNVDFNILTVIHEDNVKMAKELVAFYTQENYKYVQFIPCMSFQSQDVSTAGKYAITAQQYGDFLCEFFDAWYNDGEPYLSVRFFDNMLAVYLGHQAELCQQSEFCPKMLVLEQNGDAYPCDFFIEEEYKLGNVQKDALQDIIDNPKWNEFLEMKPNLPDKCKSCEFLNMCHGGCPRNRMQKNKDLDVDYFCESYKTIYKYAEKRMTFLAKKIRSVTSF
- a CDS encoding formylglycine-generating enzyme family protein, coding for MDKGDMECSCCAGSRADFEDKIKEEKRSGIVEQSQHSKYKEKMVYIPGGEFLMGTEDNEGFPADGEGPIRKVTVDAYYIDAYAVTNEEFSAFIKDTGYVTESENFGWSFVFYKFIPPSLMGKAKQLPQTPWWYAVDEAYWYQPEGPGTSINDRMDHPVIQVSWNDAVAFCKWAGKRLPTEAEWEYAARGGLEQKLFPWGDELTPNGEHYCNIWQGDFPRENTVDDGYVSTAPAKSFPANGYELYNVSGNVWEWCADWFTRTPDLSKLVNPIGPNMAQSKVMRGGSYLCHQSYCNRYRVAARSSNTMDSATGNLGFRCAVNA
- a CDS encoding Fic family protein, translating into MFEQINQKKERLDANRPLPKYTLKSLREKLLLEWTYNTNAIEGNTLTINETKVVLEGITVGGKTLREHLEVLNHREAIQFVEEIVEKDEPLSEWQTKNIHRLILKGIDDEYAGVYRDQQVFIAGAKHIPPAPFLIKEEMEQLMTWYEKAETKKMHAVARGAMLHAIFVGIHPFIDGNGRTSRLLLNLELMKDGYPPIVIKVENRIAYYEALDKAHTKNEYDDFIKLVTDEVEDSLNLYLSTINKNT
- a CDS encoding DUF3500 domain-containing protein, with translation MNKNILLGAVLATTLTATLAACSNTEESQTTEESTTQEESTEQENTSGERPEGGMRSGGFGGGMDSANVDTDSIVTDVAATLTDEVSVSVSDDSASLDEKATELAQAFLETLSDEQLESIQYDLTAENAAVWSNFPVNMVQRNGILFGSLSEESLEVAKELFYIALGEEGYEQLMMSLEAEEALGEQAEGYDADLYYVSILGDVSDSSTWILQLGGHHYANNFTFNADETGATPFFIGIEPQTFENADGETVEPMAEHKTAIYSMINSLSDDQLAEAEITDIFDDVLVGPGNDGNFPTESEGVLVTSLSEEQQALVKEAIEAWVSDVNEEDKEALLDAYYADDAWSETYIAWSSSTSVDDEGSYIRIDGPRVWIEFSVQGGIVFGDVLHFHTIWRDKVADYGGEFSTQ
- a CDS encoding HupE/UreJ family protein — protein: MMKKIVLITMSILMTVLFLLPSSSSAHSMPSSLVNLDFLEDEVETELVIPLDRLEIAFDENLYDDPEQAITTYHDELVSYITSHISAETAEEEQWSVTFNDMSIAYPDLATDSIDLLVHLTLTPPTGATVDAFTLNYDVVVRELVTHVITVAVRSDWNNAVYSSNPEIIASIINDNTTVQIDQSNGSIWTGFSSIIKSGMAHIAEGVDHLLFLLALLLPASLLVNGKRWGKSAGFKASMKKLLKISLAFTIGHSITLIIGATGGLSIPSQPIEILIAVSILVSAIHAIRPLFAGREIFVAGAFGLVHGLAFATLVTDLGVTPMRIVMSVLGFNIGIELMQLIVIILIMPWFLLLSMTKVFTPIRIIGALFAMIASIGWILDRAFGITSPIDAIVNSLAENVLWLVAILAVLSVINIFFSKKGSSVPISID
- a CDS encoding TSUP family transporter encodes the protein MIIIFILYFAIGLIASTLGAIAGLGGGVIIKPILDLFGHFDLPTIGVLSATTVLAMATVSLINLKIKKVKVDKATSSIIAGGSIVGGIVGKAIFNVIAISLNIPKTTAIIQSTLLAVLLSLIYIYFKRKHNLKSYLIKDKKIIFGVGFSLGFLSAFLGIGGGPLNVAILCLLFSMTSKNAGVNSIFIIFFSQLSALLLIVFTTGFNDYELFMLFYMIPGGILGGLIGSHFVTKLSNLQVEKIFNIAVLIIIFINIYNIIKVSFFV
- the betA gene encoding choline dehydrogenase, coding for MNKTYDYVIVGGGSAGSVLGDRLSADGKKSVLVLEAGRKDFSWDLLIQMPAALPFPAGKSLYDWKYESDPEPYMNGRRIKHARGKVLGGSSSINGMIFQRGNPLDYERWGADPGMDTWDFAHCLPYFKRMENALASEKDDEFRGHDGPLKLERGPATNPLFQNFFKSAVEAGYTRTPDVNGFRQEGFGPFDKHVYKGRRLSASRAYLHPNMKRENLTVVTRAFVTSVDFNGTRANGVTYQRNGKTHQVTAGEVILSGGAINTPQLLQLSGVGDAEHLRSVGIDPVIDLPGVGENLQDHLEAYIQYSCPLPVSQQPSLNKLGMPWIGLQWLFGRKGPAATNHFEGGGFVRSNEDVDYPNLMFHFLPVAVRYDGQKADTKHGFQVHVGPMYSDARGSLKIRSKDPKEYPSMVYNYLSTEQDRREWIEAIRISREIMAQPAMAPYNSGEIAPGSAVSTDEEILEWVANDAETALHPSCTAKMGPASDPMAVVDPLTMKVHGLENVRVVDASAMPYVTNGNIHAPVLMLAEKAADLILGRDPLEPINAEFYRHGVHPADAGTIKS